Genomic DNA from Candidatus Koribacter versatilis Ellin345:
CTGTGTTGGTCGAGCCGCCGCTTGCAACCGCAGAGTTCCTACGCAAGCTGCGCGCGCAGTCTCCAGCACCGGTGGTGATCGTCCTCGGCGAGATCGCCGACCCCGGCGACGCCGGAGTCGAAGTCCTCCAGCAGCCCTACAAACTCTCGCACCTCATGCAGCGCCTCCGCCGCATCCTGCCACGCTCATAATTTCAGCAACCAATAAAAATGGGGAGCTCTTTCGAGCTCCCCCAAGTACTCAAACTTCGAGTGAATTAGAAGATCAGCTTGAGACCGAACTGAACGTTACGGCGCTCGTCTGTCGAGTTGCCGTAGCCGCCCTTCGACGCCTGCACGTTCGGAAGACCCGTGCTCACGTCGTTATTCCCGGTCAGGATGTACAGGTTGTGATTGTTGAACACGTTGTACATCTCACCGCGGAACTGGAGGCTGAAACGTTCCGTCAACTTGAACTGCTTACCGACAACCATGTTGAACTGGTGGTTACCCGGTCCAATGTAGTTGTCGCGCGGTCCGGTGTACATCTGGCAGCCGACCGCGCCCTGGCAAGGCGCCAGAGGCAATTCGACGGAACCGCCGCGACCCGGAGTTCCGGGGAACGCTGGGTTCGTTCCATCGTCGTGCGGAGCACTTCCATCTGCAGTGGCCCAGACTGGGTTGATGGACATGTAGTCGAACACGCCGGCAGCGTGCGCCGTTCCGTATCCACCGTCCCGACCCTGTGCACCAGCGGGGATGAAATGCGAGCAGTTGTAGATGCCGTTCCAGCAGTCCCAAATCGTGTAGGGCTGGCCGGTACGGTAGGTGATGATCGGAGAAACGCTCCATCCGCCAAGAGCTGCGCGAACGAAACCGTTGCTCGACTTCTTGCCGAACGGCATGTCCCACACGCCGCTGATCGCCAGGCGGTGCGTCGCGTTGAACTCCGCGCTGCCGGTGTCAAGGTTCGGGTGGAAGTAGTCGGTGTAACCAAGCTGGAAGCTGTTCGAGCCTTCGCTGAATGTGTTGCTCAGGTTGTCGATGGCATGCGACCAGGTCCAGTTGAAGTTCAACTGCAGTCCGAGGTTGAACAGGTTGTTCGAGGTGAACCGGGTGTTCAGGGAGTTGTAATGCGAGAAGCCCTGGTCACCACGGTTGTTGGCATTGCCGTACTGCTGGTTCAACTTGCAAAGCGGGTAGCAAGGCATGTCGGACGCATCAGCAAGACCGAGAACGCCCGTGGCATACGCCTGCATGTCGGCTGGATCGTAGTAGTTACCGAAGCCGGCCTTGTTCACGTTGCCGATGTCATAAAGATGCACACCGTGCGAACCGGAGTATTCGAACGCCAGGATGCTGTTCTTGAGAACTTCGCGCTCAAGGCTCAAGCTCCAGAACTCGGAGTAGGCAGTCTTGATGTGCGGAGATACCAAGCGCAGGCTGGGCTGGCTCAAGCCGATGAGCGTTCCATCGGGCAGGCCGCCGTTGATCGAGTCGTAGTTGCCAGTGGTCAAAGGAATGCCGCCGGCAGTGACGACCGCATAGTTCGGCGGGTTCTGAATCACGTTGTACGTGACGTTGCCGAAGTTACGTTCGTAGCTGATGCCGTAACCACCACGGATGGAAGTCTTGCCATCGCCAAACACGTCCCACGCAAAACCAATGCGCGGAGCATAGTTGTTGGTGTCTTTGTCCCACAGACCGTTGGACGGGCTGTCTTTTCCAATCATGACCTGGCCGCTGTAGATCTGCGCCGGCAGGGACGATCCCGGACCCTCGTAGAAGTTCGACTCGAGGTTCGGGTCGGAGTTGTGCTGCACGCCGTAGTATTCCCAGCGCAGGCCGAGGTTCAAGGTCACGCGCGGGTGAATCTTCCAGCTGTCCTGCACGTACCACGCGCCGTCGTTGTAGCCATTGTTACGCGAGAAGGACGGCGGACCGACCGGAGTGGTGTATTGGCAGTAAGCCGGCTTCGGAGTGAGGTAACGCGGGCAGGGATATGCGCCTTGCGGATTCACGCCGACTTCGAACAAATCCAGGGTGCCATCGCCGCCGCCTGAGGCTGCGGAAAAGAGGTTGTTGATCGCGCGGTCGGCATTGCCGTTGCTCAGAATCGAAACCGCGGTCTCATAAGCACCAAACACGCGATTGTCGCGGGTCTGGATGTAGTCGCCGCCGAAACGGAACTGGTGCTTGCCCTTGGTCCAGGAGAAGTCCTGGTAGAGCTGGTACAGGTTCTGCGGTCCACCGAACGGGATCGCGTTGCCCGGGCTGAACGGCAGATACCCAGGATAGAGAAGCTCCGCACCGTTGATGCGGGGCACGGTGTTCGCCTGCGAGTACAGCGTCGGAGCGATCGGAGCAGCACCGAGCGGCTGTTGGTTGTTCAGGCGGTTGTAAATGATCTTCGACTGGCTCACGAAGTTCGGCGTGAACACGTGGGTCAGGTTGATATTGAGATTGTTGTTGAAGACATTCGTGCCGGTATCGAAACCATCGTACGGGCTCCAGCTGTTCGTGCCCGCAGCATCGGCTTCGCTGTACAACGCGTAGCGGCCGTAGAGAGTTGTCTTATCGCTGATGTTCCAGTCCACACGGTTAACGGTGGAGTAGGTGTTCTGCGGTGCGCCGCCGCCCGAATCATTGGGCAGCGTGAACGACACGAGCTGATACAGATCCTGGCTTCCAGGAATGGCAGTCGGACACTGACCCAGCGGCTTCGTCGGGGTTATGGTCTGATCACAAGTGACATGACCGACTGTCGTCGCGCTGGAACGGAGGCTCGCCGAGTTCAAAAAATCCACAACGTTCGGAGCAAGGTAGCCGGAACCGATCAACGAAGGATCGATCACAGCTGCGTTCTGCGTAGCGCTGCTGCGGACGCGCGTCCATTCCGTGCTCGAGAAGAAGAACAACTTGTTCTTCACCACCGGGCCGCCAATGGAGTAGCCGAACTGGTTACGCGTGAAACCACCCTTCTTGCCGGCATCGCAAGGCTGTCCGACGACGCAGGTCGGGTCGAGCCCATCGATCGGAACGCCGTT
This window encodes:
- a CDS encoding TonB-dependent receptor, with protein sequence MRTTVIRVLAVLALLFVFTSLVFGQAETGQVTGTVTDPSGAIVAGAKVTITDVNTGAQRTGTTNSSGSYTFTNLKPSTYDVVVEGSGFAKFTRRVDVTVGSKNEVSAQMSVTGGGTTVEVTAEGGAAQVNTESQTLSTVVTSKQVTELPTLTRNPYDLVATSGNVNDDPSARGAGLSINGQRSASTDILLDGGENVDLFTATVGQSVPLDSVQEFRVITSDFSAEYGRASGGVVNVATKSGTNAFHGTAYEFNRVSALAANTYINDSTRYDAFNGVPIDGLDPTCVVGQPCDAGKKGGFTRNQFGYSIGGPVVKNKLFFFSSTEWTRVRSSATQNAAVIDPSLIGSGYLAPNVVDFLNSASLRSSATTVGHVTCDQTITPTKPLGQCPTAIPGSQDLYQLVSFTLPNDSGGGAPQNTYSTVNRVDWNISDKTTLYGRYALYSEADAAGTNSWSPYDGFDTGTNVFNNNLNINLTHVFTPNFVSQSKIIYNRLNNQQPLGAAPIAPTLYSQANTVPRINGAELLYPGYLPFSPGNAIPFGGPQNLYQLYQDFSWTKGKHQFRFGGDYIQTRDNRVFGAYETAVSILSNGNADRAINNLFSAASGGGDGTLDLFEVGVNPQGAYPCPRYLTPKPAYCQYTTPVGPPSFSRNNGYNDGAWYVQDSWKIHPRVTLNLGLRWEYYGVQHNSDPNLESNFYEGPGSSLPAQIYSGQVMIGKDSPSNGLWDKDTNNYAPRIGFAWDVFGDGKTSIRGGYGISYERNFGNVTYNVIQNPPNYAVVTAGGIPLTTGNYDSINGGLPDGTLIGLSQPSLRLVSPHIKTAYSEFWSLSLEREVLKNSILAFEYSGSHGVHLYDIGNVNKAGFGNYYDPADMQAYATGVLGLADASDMPCYPLCKLNQQYGNANNRGDQGFSHYNSLNTRFTSNNLFNLGLQLNFNWTWSHAIDNLSNTFSEGSNSFQLGYTDYFHPNLDTGSAEFNATHRLAISGVWDMPFGKKSSNGFVRAALGGWSVSPIITYRTGQPYTIWDCWNGIYNCSHFIPAGAQGRDGGYGTAHAAGVFDYMSINPVWATADGSAPHDDGTNPAFPGTPGRGGSVELPLAPCQGAVGCQMYTGPRDNYIGPGNHQFNMVVGKQFKLTERFSLQFRGEMYNVFNNHNLYILTGNNDVSTGLPNVQASKGGYGNSTDERRNVQFGLKLIF